One genomic window of Numida meleagris isolate 19003 breed g44 Domestic line chromosome 1, NumMel1.0, whole genome shotgun sequence includes the following:
- the RRP1B gene encoding ribosomal RNA processing protein 1 homolog B, whose amino-acid sequence MALAAAQAPEIQFAQRLAANEKRIRDRAVKKLRGYISLRTQRPGGGFSQEELLKIWKGLFYCMWMQDKPLLQEELANNISQLIHVIQNTEARHLFIQTFWQTMSREWNGIDNLRLDKYYMLIRMILRQSFEVLKRNDWDESLRELLLQLLMKEIMDPDSNAPKGIKFHFIDIYLQELAKVGAKELTADQSLKFIEPFCNFVAKSKDPSVMHAVASGIFEIIVDQSPYAIEDLMKELENGSDEEDSSEDDEQGKKEVLKTKGDRHLSGKSAQSAEKTEEKTEDVYEDADDSIGPVLQFDYKAVADKLFELASKKNTPALNRKRLYKLVKKFQDLAEGIFPQDFPEDVSTDEDDDTFSRGRRKKKAVKPSEKNSLEKVKGSGKDEQETSSAKEASIPQKRRKKRKRRDSPNTDSGTTNGNSEEGMAETSGSTVLNQGKMPERNKMKKKKKKLLVNETNETRNAVTDSRDEHSSSAQSSQTDTEQSKKIQSKKMNPKVQNVPVKLECQNGPANASKAEDVCPSVTPLIPKVGKKKQKAGSALVNGESFLQQTDLKSNKEGPLSRDVDSESEPSRKVKLEKKTKLVALEGTKVSNQKAATLKKKRKVKEVLNSVEANGILETACKKSRKEESSTALLPLKKKKAKQGSDFVKFEKSTVPKALLFRKARSTVSSTRASIQLNKLQSSSSKKVTFGLNKNMTAEFKKTDKSILVSPEGPSRVAFNPAQKPRHGVLKSPAGTPEGEPKLKKPLTAQAKKKTTAMGFF is encoded by the exons ATGGCTCTTGCCGCCGCGCAGGCTCCTGAGATCCAGTTCGCGCAGCGGCTGGCGGCCAACGAGAAGCGAATCCGGGACCGCGCCGTGAAGAAGCTGCGGGGCTACATCAGCCTCCGCACCCAGCGCCCGGGCG GTGGCTTCAGCCAGGAAGAACTGCTAAAAATATGGAAGGGACTGTTCTATTGCATGTGGATGCAGGATAAACCCCTCCTACAG gAGGAACTTGCAAATAACATTTCACAACTTATCCATGTGATTCAGAATACAGAGGCTC GACACTTGTTCATTCAAACATTTTGGCAAACTATGAGCCgtgaatggaatggaatagacAATCTACGTCTCGATAAGTACTATATG CTAATCCGTATGATTCTGAGGCAGTCTTTTGAagtgctgaaaagaaatgactgGGATGAAAG ccTACGTGAACTGCTACTGCAGCTACTAATGAAAGAAATCATGGACCCAGACAGCAATGCTCCCAAAGGGATAAAGTTCCATTTCATTGATATCTATCTGCAGGAATTGGCTAAAGTTGGTGCAAAGGAG CTCACAGCAGACCAGAGTCTCAAGTTCATTGAACCTTTCTGCAATTTCGTTGCCAAATCAAAGGA tccTTCTGTGATGCATGCTGTAGCCAGCGGTATCTTTGAGATCATTGTGGATCAGTCCCCGTATGCCATTGAGGATCTAatgaaagaactggaaaacGGCAGTGATGAGGAAGATTCATCTGAAGATGAtgaacagggaaagaaagaggtgCTTAAAACCAAAG gaGATAGACATTTGTCAGGAAAATCAGCTCAGAGCGCTGAAAAAACggaggaaaaaacagaggaTGTTTACGAAGATGCTGATGATAGTATCGGGCCTGTTCTTCAG TTTGATTATAAGGCTGTTGCTGACAAACTCTTTGAGTTggcaagcaagaaaaatacacCTGCCCTCAACAGAAAGCGTCTGTACAAGCTGGTCAAAAA GTTCCAGGATTTAGCAGAAG GAATCTTCCCCCAAGATTTTCCTGAAGATGTTTCCACAGATGAAGACGATGATACATTCAGCAGAGGAAGGcgaaagaaaaaagctgtcaaaccttcagaaaaaaacagtttggaaaaagtAAAAG GCTCAGGGAAGGATGAACAGGAGACATCAAGTGCAAAGGAGGCATCAATTCCACAGAAgcggaggaaaaaaaggaagagaagggacaGCCCAAATACTGATTCTGGAACAACTAATGGAAATTCTGAGGAGGGAATGGCTGAAACATCTGGATCTACTGTACTTAACCAGGGAAAGATGCCAGAGCGTAataagatgaagaagaagaagaagaaattgctAGTAAATGAGACAAATGAGACCAGAAATGCAGTAACTGACTCCAGAGATGAGCACAGCTCCTCTGCGCAGAGCAGTCAGACTGACACAGAACAGAGTAAAAAGATTCagtcaaagaaaatgaatccaAAAGTGCAAAATGTTCCTGTAAAGCTGGAGTGTCAAAATGGTCCAGCTAATGCCAGCAAGGCAGAGGATGTCTGCCCATCTGTCACACCGTTAATTCCCAAGgttgggaaaaagaaacaaaaagcagggTCTGCCTTGGTGAATGGGGAGTCATTTTTGCAGCAGACTGACTTGAAATCCAACAAGGAAGGCCCGCTGTCAAGAGATGTGGACTCAGAATCTGAACCCTCCAGAAAGGTGAAAttggagaaaaagacaaagctgGTTGCTTTGGAAGGGACCAAGGTCTCCAACCAGAAAGCAGCAAccttgaaaaagaagagaaaagttAAAGAGGTGCTAAATTCTGTTGAAGCCAATGGAATTCTGGAGACTGCttgcaagaaaagcagaaaagag gaaagcagcactgctctattgccattaaagaaaaagaaagcaaaacaaggaagtGATTTCgtaaaatttgaaaaatcaaCTGTACCAAAGGCATTACTCTTCAGGAAGGCCAGAAGCACCGTCTCCTCCACCAGAGCCTCCATTCAG TTGAATAAACTGCAATCATCCAGCTCCAAAAAAGTCACCTTCGgtttgaataaaaatatgacTGCTG aatttaaaaagacTGACAAAAGTATCTTGGTGAGCCCAGAAGGACCTTCTCGTGTAGCTTTCAATCCCGCACAGAAACCCCGTCATGGAGTGCTGAAGTCACCCGCAGGTACCCCAGAAGGAGAACCTAAACTGAAGAAACCACTTACTGCACAagctaagaagaaaacaactgctATGGGCTTCTTTTAA